In a single window of the Acyrthosiphon pisum isolate AL4f chromosome X, pea_aphid_22Mar2018_4r6ur, whole genome shotgun sequence genome:
- the LOC115033836 gene encoding zinc finger protein 271-like, with protein MENKPYHCDVCDKAFSLNYSLKAHRRTHTGEKPYNCDVCDKSFSHSGHLTAHRRTHTGEKPYACDVCDKSFSLSFNLTKHRRTHTGEKPYACDVCDKYFNDSGHLTEHRRTHTGEKPYNCDICDKCFTQSGQLTAHRRTHTGEKPYTCDVCQKAFSVISNFTAHRRIHTGEKPYACDVCEMSFTQSGQLTAHRRTHTGEKPYTCDVCDRYFNESGHLTAHRRTHTGEKPYACDVCDKSFSISGSLTVHKRTHTGDKPYACDVCDKSFSVSGSLTIHKRTHTGDKPYACDVCDKSFSLSFNLTKHRRTHTGEKPYACDVCDKYFNDSGHLTEHRRTHTGEKPYNCDICDKCFTQSGQLTAHRRTHTGEKPYTCDVCQKAFSVISNFTAHRRIHTGEKPYACDVCEMSFTQSGQLTAHRRTHTGEKPYTCDVCDRYFNEGGHLTAHRRTHTGEKPYACDVCDKSFSVSGSLTVHKRKHTGDKPYACDVCDKSFSVSGSLTIHKRTHTGDKPYACDVCDKSFSHSGHLTAHRRTHTGEKPYACDVCDKSFPVRGSLTVHKRTHVSH; from the coding sequence ATGGAAAACAAACCTTACCATTGTGATGTATGTGACAAAGcgttttctttaaattatagtttaaaagcACATCGACGTAcgcacactggtgaaaaaccataCAACtgtgatgtatgcgacaagtcgttcagCCACAGTGGCCATTTGACGGCACATCGTCGCACacacactggcgaaaaaccgtacgcgtgcgatgtatgtGACAAGTCGTTCTCACTAAGTTTCAACTTGACGAaacatcgacgcacacacactggcgaaaaaccatacgcatgcgatgtatgcgacaagtATTTTAACGACAGTGGCCATTTGACGGAacatcgacgcacgcacactggtgaaaaaccataCAACTGTGATATATGTGACAAGTGTTTCACTCAAAGTGGCCAATTGACGGCACATCGTCGCACACACACAGGCGAAAAACCATACACGTGTGATGTATGTCAGAAGGCTTTCTccgtaattagtaattttacagCACATCGACGCATTcacactggcgaaaaaccatacgcatgcgatgtatgcgaAATGTCTTTCACTCAAAGTGGCCAATTGACGGCACATCGTCGCACACACACAGGCGAAAAACCATACACGTGTGATGTATGCGATAGGTATTTTAACGAAAGTGGCCATTTGACGGcacatcgacgcacacacactggcgaaaaaccgtacgcgtgcgatgtatgcgacaagtcgttctctATCAGTGGCAGTTTGACGGTACACAAGCGGACGCACACTGGCGATAAACCATAcgcatgcgatgtatgcgacaagtcgttctctGTCAGTGGCAGTTTGACGATACACAAGCGGACGCACACTGGCGATAAACCATAcgcatgcgatgtatgcgacaagtcgttctcACTAAGTTTCAACTTGACGAaacatcgacgcacacacactggcgaaaaaccatacgcatgcgatgtatgcgacaagtATTTTAACGACAGTGGCCATTTGACGGAacatcgacgcacgcacactggtgaaaaaccataCAACTGTGATATATGTGACAAGTGTTTCACTCAAAGTGGCCAATTGACGGCACATCGTCGCACACACACAGGCGAAAAACCATACACGTGTGATGTATGTCAGAAGGCTTTCTccgtaattagtaattttacagCACATCGACGCATTcacactggcgaaaaaccatacgcatgcgatgtatgcgaAATGTCTTTCACTCAAAGTGGCCAATTGACGGCACATCGTCGCACACACACAGGCGAAAAACCATACACGTGTGATGTATGCGATAGGTATTTTAACGAAGGTGGCCATTTGACGGcacatcgacgcacacacactggcgaaaaaccgtacgcgtgtgatgtatgcgacaagtcgttctctGTCAGTGGCAGTTTGACGGTACACAAGCGGAAGCACACTGGCGATAAACCATAcgcatgcgatgtatgcgacaagtcgttctctGTCAGTGGCAGTTTGACGATACACAAGCGGACGCACACTGGCGATAAACCATAcgcatgcgatgtatgcgacaagtcgttcagCCACAGTGGCCATTTGACAGcacatcgacgcacacacacaggcgaaaaaccgtacgcgtgcgatgtatgcgacaagtcgttccCTGTCAGGGGCAGTTTGACGGTACACAAGCGGACGCATGTGTCACACTGA